The DNA window TGTCATTTATATCAGTGATCCCTTGGTCGTGTAGGACAGCTCTCCCCATTTCAGCCATCCTTTCAACTGTTAGATAAAAGACTCAGTTATTTCTTTGTAAAGACACAACATGATAAAACCTACAGGCAGCATGAAAAAGCTTAAATATCTCCTTAttaatagtagtagtaatatTATCATTAGTAGTAGTAAGAGTAGTAGTAGGCCTACTGGCAGCAGTACTTCAGTAGTTTTAGTAGCAACGATAGTAGCTGTAGCAGCGCAGTAGAAATAGTGGTTCAATGGTACTTGCAGTACTTATAATTTGTAGTGATCCACTATAACTGACCGAGGCCGATGTGTCCCTGGTGCAGCGAGAAGCAGCTGTGTATGTGCTCTATGGGTACGACCAGGTAATGGTGAGGAGCAGCAGGCCAAATGTCTCTGAAACACACCAGCTCCTTGTTCTGTCCGAGAGGATGGAAACAAAGAgatgaaacaaacacatgttAACCTGTTAACAGGCCAGTGAATGCAgcattgttaaaaaatatttgtatgtAAAAGTTGTGTGTGGCAGGAAACATAAATGCATTAAGGCACTTCCTCCTCCACTGCGGGGAAAAGACTTtcacaataatttattttcatacttAGACccaattttttttctcatatacTAATTTTTAAACATATTCTCACTAAGGATACACCGATACATCGGCTGGctgatatatcgggccgatatttgagttttttacttgtatcggcatcggccgatacgcatgtgggttcgcggatttatttttccctggcatgatttacagacaggcatccacgggcagctctgtgttgccggaagaccctgcagcgcacatgcagcgaatcctactgtgtacagtagttgttgttttatttatgcttcagcttaaatatttgtttattttataaagacattactggaagatttaagagcactgaactcttttttatttgaatgtataataataataataataataatattctacctgttctacctcaactttccatcttgttttagtattttttactgttcaataaatgtttcttattttaaacttgagacctgtaatatttgttatcattgtgtcatttttttgatgtaaattgagggagcaaaagcagtattggccccaaatatcggctcaagaaaatcggcagtccataatcggtcatcggctaagggtgatggaaaaaaatcggtattggcatcggccctaaaaaatccatatcggtctatccctaattCTCACTCAGTCCTTCATACATTCTACTCttattcatatatattttaactaACACATTCATGTTTATTCATACATTAAACCCTCAAATTTCTATATTTTCAAACTTATATTTCCAGTGTATATTTTTACCCATATTCATACATTTTACTCTCttattcaaatttattttaaacacatttatacatttattcatacatttaactctcaaatttatatattttcaaactcatatttatactgtatatttatactcacacattttcactctcatatcacagcggtacaatttcacatacacattcatacattttactataatattcatatattttaactcaaacatttatacttttttttcaacatattttcactttcatacattttcctctttttatatatttattttaactaaCACATTCCTACATTTTATTAATACGTTTAACTCTCAcattaatatattttcaaaCTCATATTTATTCGGTATATTTTTATGCACACATCCATACATtatcactctcactctctctgtttgtacaatttaacacacacataaatgcattTTACTCTCATTTTCATAGGTATTTTAAACTAACAGATTCATACATTCATTCCTATGTTTAATTcttaaatgtatatattttcaaatatttatactgtatactttcatgcacacattcatacattgTCACTCTCATGTTTGTACAATTTAACACATACTTTTATACATTTTACTCTAATCTTTACATATTTTACTCACTCCTTCACACATCTAACCCTCTTATTCATATAGGCTATATTCTTAACGAACACATTCTTAAGTACACTTGACTCtcaaatgtatatattttcaaACCTATttaatactgtatatttttactcacacattcatacatttcactctcatttttatatatttttacccACTCCATACATTTCACTCTCttattcatatatatttttttaacaaactcaTTCACACGTTTATTCATACATTTGTCTCTCCTTTAAATATCTTAATATTTTCATATCTAAACTGTATATATTTTCACCtacacattcatacatttttctctagttttcatatattttaattCACATCTTTATACatattacacttttttttccactcagtccttcatactttttacttttttctaaactttttaaattaacattaatACAGTTATTAATACTGTTAACTCTCAAAATTACATAATTTCAAACTCATATTTAtactatatattttttctcacacattcatacattttaCTCTCTTACTCATATATTTTCTAACTAACCCATTCttacattcattcatacatttgactcaagtatctatctatctatctatctatctatctatctatctatctatctatattcATTCGCGCATTCATACATTTTCACTCTCATATCTGAACTGTATATTTTCATGtacacattcatacatttttcttcttctattcATATATTTGAACACACATTCATAGCTACATGTTGCTCTTATGCACATGCAGTCAATGTACAGAATTGAGtacattaatattattactaagATATAAATGTATTAAGAAAATTTAAGTTTGTCTTAATAAACTACATGTACAATATGATGTAGGAGAAGAGCGTATGTTTGTGTAAGAGAGAGTAcagcatggatgtataaaggGAACAGATAAAACCAGAAGCAGAACACTTCCTAAGTTTAACCAAAACGTGTTCAACCCACAACACAGCTGACGTAAAAGCGTAACATACCGTAAAGGAAAGGTGAGTTGTACCCACAGTTTGACAACTGTACCTTTAAAAAGTATCTTACCTTTTTAATGATTCGCGTTTCTTTGTCTTGCTCGTTGGCTatcaaacagaaaatacaagTTTCATCAGTTTCTTCATTTGAGTCAGGTTTGTCTTCCGCCATGTTTCCAATGTTTAACTGAAAAGTGTCGGTTGTGTCTGTTTCAGGTCGCTGCTGGGAAACTTCTCTGTCATAGGCTGGAAACCTGCCGGAGACCGTCTATGTTTGCGAAGAGATATCACTCGGTCTAGTTTCCCTGAGCCCTCACACCAAACACTGTAGGCATACAGTTGCCATCTCTCTACTGTCTgtacaaacataaataaaaagtatttcAAGGATATTGCAGAGGAAGAAATGCAATGTAATGAAATGTAGATAGTTTAAGTTTTATGTAGCTTtgataaaaactaaaattatttTCTATGACGTAAGCCAATCAAATTTAAGCTATAAAAACGTGGTGCCTGAAATCAGAGGTGGAGTGAAACCTCTTGCTCTTCTATTCTTCCTTCCTTTCAATCAATTTAATTTAGACCTGAGTGTGAGTCAGTTACAATCTCCCGAGTGTTTCATCTTCTTAATTATGGATCTTTGAGGGGGTGATGACTTCCTCCTATTGTGTACAGATGTCCCTCTGTAACTTGATCACAGTAGGTTActcagtcacacagtaacaagACACAATGAGGCCAGTGTTAATCATCGGTAAAATCAATTGTGTTAAATATAATCTGGACATTAAAGGGGAAGttgggtatttttcaacctggaccttgTTTGCTCacgtttgtgtcaaagtgaCTGATGGAAATAATACTTCTTGAAATCCATCCAGTGTTGAGTGagactgtaaaaatatacatccactaaaagttcTTGTTTTTGACACTGCCAGGCTCAGGTTGTTATTAAACTGTctgacattatggaaaggaccccTGCAGAGATACACCTTTCTGGTAATGAGTGAGATCCTGTTTGTTTTATCATTAACAGCCTCAAAATcactatcaccaaacccaccagactcctttcAAATAAACTGTAATGTTATCACTGTAAAACTATTACTTATTACTACTTATTtcgaagtctacagaaacaaaataagactCACAAGCAGTCTTGGTTCATctgtccactgttccaacaaccaccgactccCTGACAAAGACTTGTATGCCGAAATGCGCCAAgagtttttaaaggtttaagATGACCAAGCCATAACAATAAAGGCTTTATAATTTTTCCAGAGTGCCTTGGAGTTTCCTGAGTTTAACCACCAACTCTGTTTTGGATAGGACAAACCCTTACTTCACCCAGATAGATGTGAAAATACGCTGACTCTACACAAGttaaaattactgcttattcaaatggagtctggtgggtttgtcCATTCATCAGTCTATTTTCAGTCccttatccagggccgggtctttggggcagcaggccaagcaaagcaccccagacgtccctctccccagcaacactttccagctcctcctgggggaccccaaggcgttcccaggccagatgagatatgtaatgcctgcagtgtgttctgggtctgccccggggcctcctaccagtgggatgtgcctggGACACCTCAaatgggaggtgcccaggaggcatcctgatcagatgcccgaacaacctcaactgacctcttctgcaaaggagcagcggctctactctgagctccctccagttgtcattttggccgcttatatccgcgatctcattctttcggtcactacccagagctcatgaccataagtgagggttgggacgtagatagACCAGTAAATCAATAGCTTTGCCCTCTgtttgttcacaagtgagggaaGGCGAAGCTGAGGGTTTGGGGATAGTGGTTTTGGGGCTGTTATAGGgctaaaaaaacaatattacTCTTCACCAAAACAGtccatctctgtagggatcctttcaatCATTTTGTCATACACTTAGAATAATACACCACGCCTGGGTCCCTGCCCCTGCCTGCAGCCCAGCACACAATGCACCTGGCTCCGATGCCAGGGGCTCATAGAGTGTTAGCTCCATGTCATTAATTCGGACTGGGCCCAAGGCCTGGCAAGCAGATGCCCGCTGGCGAGCTCCTGCCCCAGGTCTGACTCCAGAGGGGGAGCCCTGGTGTCCCCATACCAGATGAGATACTCTGTCCTTGAATGTGCCGTTTCATCATGGTCTTCTAGAACCACTTATAGTCTGGACTTctttgccttgggagaccctaccaggggTTGTCAGCCCAAGACAACACAGCTTCCAGGATCACGGGGACACACAAACCACTCCACCACGTTAAGGTGGCGATTCTTGGAGGGGTAACAAAAAGGTcagtctctgtagggatcccttttccagagggagctcggagtagagccgctgctccttcacagctgaaaatagatggatagatggatttAGAATAATAacttgagcctgtcagtggcgaaaaaagcaGTTTTAGTTTATGTAAATTGACGGTAAACAAATGCCCCAGGTGGTTACATTGCAACCTGTTTTCGCGGCGACTGGGtgcagccctctcactcaatGCTGAACCAGTTTCAGAACACGTTGTTTCGATTCATCAGTTAGACACAACAACATGGGAAAAAGGTCCATGTTAAAAATTACTGAACGTACCCTTTAAATTCCAGAAAACTGGAacacatggaaataaaattggaCTTAAACAACACAGCCAATGATCATATCTgtatatatttaacatttatttaggtTTAAATGTGGTTGCAATACAACACAATAAATAGATCCTTAGTGATATCACAGCAGTTTTGGATTCACAAGAAATAATACTCAGGGAGCATTCACAGTtacaacacaagacaacaaaGCTCATTTTCACATGAAGCGATAACTGGCATTAGTGAAGAGTATGGCAGGTATCATCATAACAGTGGTGTCAGACGTTTGCAGTACTGCATATTCATGCACTACAAGCCTGTGTTGGATACACGGGATATAAACGAACATTTCTTTTCCATGTTAGTAGATCTGAATTTTTAGTTAGTGGCATATCAAGAGTGCAAAAACACACGGTccctttttccatttttaagTAAAGCAGAGGCTGACCTGTGGCTGGACAGGAAGCTTCCCCTCCTGTAGTGGTGATGCAACAGCATTCAGTAACAATTTTTACATGGAGGAAATGCTT is part of the Epinephelus fuscoguttatus linkage group LG11, E.fuscoguttatus.final_Chr_v1 genome and encodes:
- the LOC125897256 gene encoding adenosine 5'-monophosphoramidase HINT3-like isoform X2, which translates into the protein MAEDKPDSNEETDETCIFCLIANEQDKETRIIKKNKELVCFRDIWPAAPHHYLVVPIEHIHSCFSLHQGHIGLVERMAEMGRAVLHDQGITDINDMRLGFHQPPYTSVDHLHLHVLAPASKICKYLEFKFIPRSFRKAVFGSVSRV
- the LOC125897256 gene encoding adenosine 5'-monophosphoramidase HINT3-like isoform X1: MAEDKPDSNEETDETCIFCLIANEQDKETRIIKKNKELVCFRDIWPAAPHHYLVVPIEHIHSCFSLHQGHIGLVERMAEMGRAVLHDQGITDINDMRLGFHQPPYTSVDHLHLHVLAPASKICKYLEFKFIPRSFRFVTESSLRQRLKGITPPVKKRGATNMSEESLNQNEPCAGGAFCLPCLCTTTS